A single Mesomycoplasma bovoculi M165/69 DNA region contains:
- a CDS encoding polysaccharide biosynthesis protein, giving the protein MKFQFKKFKNILKKEEDSANKLNEFSPKVEEKQSEIQIEEIETIEKPNNHFKANLNFLLSDDNEPQSKVHQDLNKVNNIIAPPTQTIIEAKTIDKPVDQSSPKEEPVKKNKFIFWPKKKTTSELEGLGIPKEERQLVEDLSQIQSIEALTEFNEKMDYRSKINVWSNNFKVLNKDILSNLESVKSNDKNNPIETFWNKMSILAQSIYKTIVILLVSLIWFLFWAATGGFDKYSVWQYSVYILSLTLFLFFVELMIYINNVQNKGHSDRLVRYYVNNGIITLINYAVRILFLFTPLFVQSFIQVSANDSNSYKLVGILSVATSAPSLSLFFASIFYVPVHWNKIYKKIIVSTGILHIFSHLYLLKNYKHKQTDLVYKRLRDNWIRLHKTYGKPLGIGYHPEFIKTITFMKNNPDLSNEEQKRLIERVKNIIQQDLHLKK; this is encoded by the coding sequence ATGAAATTTCAATTTAAAAAGTTTAAAAATATCTTAAAAAAAGAAGAAGATTCAGCTAATAAGTTGAATGAATTTTCACCTAAAGTTGAAGAAAAACAATCTGAAATTCAAATAGAAGAAATAGAAACAATTGAAAAACCAAACAACCATTTTAAAGCCAATTTAAATTTTTTACTCTCAGATGATAATGAACCACAATCTAAAGTTCATCAAGATTTGAATAAAGTAAATAATATAATTGCGCCACCAACACAAACAATTATTGAAGCAAAAACTATAGATAAGCCAGTAGATCAATCTTCTCCGAAAGAAGAACCTGTGAAAAAAAATAAATTTATTTTTTGACCTAAAAAGAAAACAACTAGTGAATTAGAAGGTTTGGGAATTCCTAAGGAAGAACGTCAATTAGTTGAGGATCTTTCACAAATTCAGTCCATTGAAGCACTAACTGAATTTAATGAAAAAATGGATTATCGTAGCAAAATTAATGTTTGAAGCAACAATTTCAAAGTTTTAAATAAAGATATTTTGTCAAATCTTGAAAGTGTCAAAAGTAATGACAAAAATAATCCAATTGAAACATTTTGAAACAAAATGTCTATTCTTGCCCAATCCATTTATAAAACTATTGTTATTCTTTTAGTTTCATTAATTTGATTTTTATTTTGAGCAGCTACAGGTGGGTTTGATAAATATAGTGTTTGGCAATATAGTGTTTATATTTTATCCCTTACATTATTTTTATTTTTTGTTGAGTTGATGATTTATATAAATAATGTGCAAAATAAAGGTCATTCTGATAGACTTGTGCGTTATTATGTGAATAATGGAATTATTACTTTAATTAATTATGCAGTTCGAATTTTGTTTTTATTTACGCCGCTTTTTGTGCAATCATTTATTCAAGTGAGTGCAAATGATTCAAATAGCTATAAGTTAGTTGGAATTTTATCTGTGGCGACAAGTGCACCTTCATTATCTTTATTTTTTGCATCTATTTTTTATGTACCAGTACACTGAAATAAAATTTACAAAAAAATTATTGTTTCTACAGGTATTTTGCATATTTTTTCACACCTATACTTGCTTAAAAATTACAAGCATAAACAAACTGATTTAGTTTATAAACGTTTACGTGATAATTGAATTAGATTACACAAAACATATGGAAAACCACTTGGAATTGGCTATCATCCAGAATTCATTAAAACTATTACTTTTATGAAAAATAATCCTGATTTAAGTAATGAAGAGCAAAAACGTTTAATTGAAAGAGTAAAAAACATAATTCAACAAGACTTACATTTAAAAAAATAG
- a CDS encoding ATP-dependent Clp protease ATP-binding subunit, with translation MTKLENLNKYARNLTLLAKQNKLDPVINRDEEIRRIIKILSRKTKNNPVLVGEPGVGKTAIVEGMALKIVQGQVPQDLKNKQIFELDLTAIIAGASFKGEFEKRIKAVLSEVEEHQDEIIIFIDEIHLLVGTGSSGGDAMDFANILKPMMARGQIKLIGATTINEYRLYIEKDAALERRMQKVDVHEPNVEDTITILRGIKDRFETFHQVKISDGALVAASRLSDRYISDRFLPDKAIDLIDEAAANLKVELNYQPEKLEKIIQQLGYLKVEKIALEKEGKVEKLATLNKQIQSLESQQKQEEQKWISQKNQASLIAKYQSEIEEQKSKLNSLMSDGNYEAASKIKYQVLPDLESKLASFKQESNQENIVNELAIAKVVAKISKVPVDKLMETSTDKLLNLEDNLKSRVKGQDEAIALVSQAILRFKANISDQSRPIGSFLFLGPTGVGKTELARSLALNLFDNKNQIIRLDMSEFMEPHSIAKLIGAPPGYIGFEQGGMLTEKVRQNPYSIVLFDEIEKAHPDVVNILLQILDNGSLTDAKGRNINFKNTVIIMTSNLVANKILSGEQLDDEQLKSELLKFLKPEFINRIDEIIPFNKLNDNAVSQIINLELDDLNSRLEESDYKIDFDNSINTWILNHGFDQNYGARPIKRFIKKEIETWVAKQIVSKQIVPKTHFIISWEQGQIKARKI, from the coding sequence ATGACCAAATTAGAAAATTTAAATAAATATGCTAGAAATTTAACACTTTTAGCTAAACAAAACAAACTTGATCCTGTTATTAATAGAGATGAAGAAATTCGCCGAATTATTAAAATTTTGTCACGAAAAACCAAAAATAATCCGGTTTTGGTAGGTGAGCCAGGAGTTGGAAAAACTGCTATTGTTGAAGGTATGGCCCTCAAAATTGTGCAAGGACAAGTTCCTCAAGATTTAAAAAATAAACAAATTTTTGAACTGGATTTAACAGCTATTATTGCTGGCGCATCTTTCAAAGGAGAATTTGAAAAGCGCATCAAAGCTGTGCTTTCAGAAGTTGAAGAGCACCAAGATGAAATTATTATTTTCATCGATGAAATTCATTTACTAGTTGGTACTGGCTCATCGGGTGGTGATGCTATGGACTTTGCCAACATTTTAAAACCAATGATGGCTCGTGGCCAAATCAAACTCATTGGTGCAACAACTATCAATGAATATCGACTTTACATCGAAAAAGATGCTGCTCTTGAACGCAGGATGCAAAAAGTTGATGTGCACGAACCAAATGTTGAAGATACAATCACTATTTTGCGAGGCATCAAAGACCGGTTTGAAACTTTTCACCAAGTTAAAATTAGCGATGGAGCCCTTGTTGCAGCATCGCGTTTATCAGACAGGTACATTAGTGATAGATTTTTGCCCGACAAGGCTATTGACTTAATTGATGAAGCGGCTGCTAATTTAAAGGTTGAACTCAACTATCAACCTGAAAAATTAGAAAAAATTATCCAACAACTTGGTTATCTCAAAGTTGAGAAAATCGCCTTAGAAAAAGAAGGCAAAGTTGAAAAATTAGCAACACTTAATAAACAAATTCAAAGTCTTGAATCACAACAAAAACAAGAAGAACAAAAATGAATTAGCCAAAAAAATCAAGCTAGTTTAATTGCCAAATATCAAAGTGAAATTGAAGAACAAAAAAGCAAATTAAACTCACTAATGTCAGATGGCAATTATGAAGCCGCTTCTAAAATTAAGTATCAAGTCTTGCCTGATTTGGAATCTAAATTAGCTAGTTTTAAACAAGAGAGCAATCAAGAAAATATTGTAAATGAACTTGCAATTGCCAAGGTCGTGGCTAAAATCAGCAAAGTTCCAGTTGATAAACTGATGGAAACTAGCACTGACAAGCTTTTAAATCTTGAAGATAATTTAAAATCCAGAGTCAAAGGTCAAGATGAGGCCATCGCCCTTGTTTCACAAGCTATTTTGCGATTTAAGGCCAACATTAGTGATCAAAGTCGCCCTATAGGTTCCTTCTTATTTCTCGGACCAACTGGAGTTGGAAAAACTGAACTAGCAAGGTCATTAGCACTTAATTTATTTGATAATAAAAATCAAATTATTCGACTTGATATGTCTGAATTTATGGAACCACATAGCATTGCTAAGTTAATTGGTGCTCCTCCAGGTTATATCGGCTTTGAGCAAGGTGGAATGCTCACTGAAAAAGTAAGACAAAATCCTTATTCAATTGTGCTTTTTGATGAAATCGAAAAAGCACACCCAGATGTTGTCAACATTTTGTTGCAAATCTTGGACAATGGAAGTCTAACTGATGCTAAAGGTCGTAATATCAACTTTAAAAACACAGTCATTATTATGACTTCAAACCTAGTTGCTAACAAGATTCTATCTGGTGAGCAACTAGATGATGAGCAACTTAAAAGTGAATTGCTCAAGTTTTTAAAACCTGAATTTATCAATAGAATTGATGAAATTATTCCATTTAATAAATTAAATGATAATGCTGTGTCTCAAATTATCAACCTCGAACTAGATGATTTAAATAGCAGATTAGAAGAATCTGACTATAAAATAGATTTTGATAATTCCATTAACACTTGAATTTTAAATCATGGTTTTGACCAAAATTATGGAGCTAGACCAATTAAAAGATTTATTAAAAAAGAAATCGAAACTTGAGTGGCAAAGCAGATTGTAAGTAAGCAAATTGTACCAAAAACTCATTTTATAATTAGTTGAGAACAAGGTCAAATAAAAGCTAGAAAAATCTAA
- the tpiA gene encoding triose-phosphate isomerase, translating to MKKIIIGNWKMNKTFSETSEFIEKLKELYMENWTKILDIDFAIAAPYIYLFGFSSSGGNIQWAAQDVSMYDNGAKTGEISAQMLKDMSVKYTIVGHSERREFFNETDEIVNQKVKQLLKEGIPPVVCIGETLEQFEKGQTEEVLTSQIQKSLEGVDFYNVIIAYEPIWAIGTGKSATPEQAQKVCKFIKEITNNQARVLYGGSVNPSNIAELMAQESIDGALVGGASLDVNTFLKILTMNK from the coding sequence ATGAAAAAAATTATTATTGGTAACTGGAAAATGAACAAAACGTTTTCTGAAACTAGTGAATTTATTGAAAAATTAAAAGAACTTTATATGGAAAATTGAACTAAAATACTAGATATTGATTTTGCAATTGCAGCTCCTTATATTTATTTATTTGGATTTTCATCAAGTGGGGGCAATATTCAATGAGCTGCGCAAGACGTATCTATGTATGACAATGGGGCTAAAACTGGAGAAATTAGTGCTCAAATGTTAAAAGATATGAGCGTTAAATACACCATTGTGGGGCACTCAGAACGTCGTGAATTTTTTAACGAAACTGATGAAATTGTTAATCAAAAAGTTAAACAACTTTTAAAAGAAGGAATTCCACCAGTTGTTTGTATTGGCGAAACTTTAGAGCAATTTGAAAAGGGACAAACTGAAGAAGTTCTAACTAGTCAAATTCAAAAATCACTTGAAGGAGTTGATTTTTACAATGTTATTATAGCTTATGAACCAATTTGAGCGATTGGAACTGGCAAAAGCGCAACTCCTGAGCAAGCTCAAAAAGTTTGCAAATTTATTAAAGAAATTACAAACAATCAGGCAAGAGTGCTTTATGGTGGTTCTGTAAATCCAAGCAATATTGCTGAACTTATGGCACAAGAATCTATTGATGGGGCTCTTGTTGGTGGTGCCTCTTTAGATGTTAATACATTTTTAAAAATATTAACAATGAATAAATAG
- the rpsO gene encoding 30S ribosomal protein S15, whose protein sequence is MISKEKKQELIKKFGGSEKNTGDARVQIALLTMDIESLKEHFAVNKKDKHSMRGFIAKVNKRKKMLAYLKEKDFAAYKATIEALNIRK, encoded by the coding sequence ATGATTAGTAAAGAAAAAAAACAAGAACTAATCAAAAAATTTGGTGGTTCAGAAAAAAATACCGGTGATGCTAGAGTGCAAATTGCACTTTTAACTATGGACATTGAATCACTAAAAGAACACTTTGCTGTTAACAAAAAAGATAAACACTCAATGCGCGGCTTTATTGCTAAAGTTAACAAACGTAAAAAAATGCTTGCTTACTTAAAAGAAAAAGACTTCGCTGCTTACAAAGCAACTATTGAAGCTTTAAATATTCGTAAGTAG
- the efp gene encoding elongation factor P, giving the protein MINVNEFKPGITFQDEGQLFVVLESQHSKQGRGQANVKAKVKNLKTGATVVKTYTGGQFVKKAHIDKSSASFLYNDGNDIVLMNDETFEQFSISVQKVEWELNFLVEGAKVQIRKFGEEILDIELPAKVELTVTQAFDAVKGNTSSNPSKKITVETGYELDAPLFIKEGEKIIISTETGKYVSRGN; this is encoded by the coding sequence ATGATTAATGTAAATGAATTCAAGCCAGGAATCACCTTTCAAGATGAAGGTCAACTTTTTGTGGTTTTGGAATCTCAACACTCAAAACAAGGTCGTGGTCAAGCCAATGTTAAAGCCAAAGTTAAAAACTTAAAAACTGGTGCAACTGTTGTAAAAACTTACACAGGTGGTCAGTTTGTTAAAAAAGCTCACATTGATAAATCTAGTGCATCTTTTTTATACAACGATGGTAATGACATTGTTTTGATGAATGATGAAACTTTTGAACAATTTAGCATTTCTGTGCAAAAAGTTGAATGAGAATTAAACTTTTTGGTTGAAGGTGCTAAAGTTCAAATTCGTAAATTTGGAGAAGAAATTCTTGATATTGAACTTCCAGCAAAAGTTGAGTTAACTGTTACTCAAGCTTTTGATGCTGTTAAAGGAAACACATCATCAAATCCATCTAAAAAAATTACAGTTGAAACTGGTTATGAATTAGATGCGCCCCTATTTATTAAAGAAGGTGAAAAAATTATTATTTCCACTGAAACTGGTAAATATGTTTCAAGAGGAAATTAA
- a CDS encoding YitT family protein — protein MNNELFHFKQEYITLANIWKIKPISILMMFISAALFTLGINFFLGIVETIPTGLSAIPKLILILVYQKTGKNLEWLFSIIFLGLNIPLIIWLWLRSTNKSFVYLTTFWMIFQIFWNQIFSLDTPLKEFLKNNIIFTIPSGNKVNSGTLQTIYYTVIGGTLAGTAIGIAWKFGGSGGGTDLITYYITSKRRRPIGKFMFITSISFALFSLIMLYIIEPKAVNMQLLGLKTTAVFIYSTMSTLIVNRIYPKFGKILLKVYTNKPDEIVSHLKSINYWHSYNIWEGKSGYTGQKQWRVETVIFVIEKKVILEEIAKVDSQFWFSTQKIHDTTDRIDATKLN, from the coding sequence ATGAATAATGAACTTTTTCATTTTAAACAAGAATATATCACATTAGCAAACATTTGGAAAATTAAACCCATTTCAATTTTGATGATGTTTATTTCAGCAGCACTATTTACTTTAGGGATTAACTTTTTCTTAGGAATTGTTGAAACAATTCCAACAGGCTTGTCAGCCATTCCTAAATTAATTTTAATTTTAGTCTATCAAAAAACTGGCAAAAACCTTGAATGATTATTTTCTATAATTTTTTTAGGCCTTAATATTCCTTTAATTATCTGACTTTGGCTTAGATCGACAAATAAAAGTTTTGTTTATTTGACTACTTTTTGAATGATTTTTCAAATTTTTTGAAACCAAATTTTTTCGCTTGATACTCCGTTGAAAGAATTTCTAAAAAATAATATTATTTTTACAATTCCATCTGGTAATAAAGTTAATTCAGGAACACTTCAGACTATTTACTATACAGTTATTGGTGGAACACTTGCTGGAACAGCAATTGGAATTGCTTGAAAATTTGGTGGTTCAGGTGGTGGAACAGATTTAATCACTTATTATATTACAAGTAAACGTCGTCGCCCAATTGGCAAATTTATGTTTATTACTTCAATTAGTTTTGCTTTATTTTCATTAATTATGTTGTATATTATTGAGCCAAAGGCTGTTAATATGCAACTTTTGGGTCTCAAAACAACTGCAGTTTTTATTTATTCGACAATGTCAACTTTAATAGTTAATAGAATTTATCCAAAATTTGGAAAAATTCTATTAAAAGTTTACACTAACAAACCTGATGAAATTGTTAGCCATTTAAAATCTATTAATTATTGGCACTCATACAATATTTGAGAAGGTAAATCAGGTTATACTGGCCAAAAACAGTGAAGAGTTGAAACTGTGATTTTTGTAATTGAGAAAAAAGTTATTTTAGAGGAAATAGCAAAGGTAGATTCCCAATTTTGGTTTTCTACTCAAAAAATTCATGATACAACAGATCGAATTGATGCAACCAAATTAAATTAA
- a CDS encoding hexose phosphate transporter, with translation MEKQNFLLKFASKNVKVQSLTFSKGVILWALLAFAYLIFVMNWGFASAGLNGKAGLQVNGYLGYLGHFFPDASDAPSSVVNRAVDWGITIGRAIGSILVGWLIVKVSHKYAVIISLVFMLFGIAAPYSPSYAGFIILRTILAIGGTMQIVLLQPVVARYMNQRQKALFSKLSPFFYPIGTIITLLPFVVGEKIKVEIQGQWQTIFLVISLLTLIPLIGYIILGAKFDLYPDAIAARQTAEPLSLFKFFKQKDTWVWALLYGSWLIAVVFPFALSKPLFHRFIGDTTNSYEEQINVFIIVFLAGMFVGPFTVGLISQYQLKRRAFIAGVIGFGVLMYILATITFIKGVATEVPGQYGGYSALFLILGLVMGTCLWGIQGVLLNLPHEYKGANPRKIGYQFGLIWGLGYAFWTIANIITGLVSTPPGVDIKTDASASSNFATGAYVLVIIFSLLAVGAIFLLKEPNPSYPSLAKILVQRKFSEIVKISK, from the coding sequence ATGGAAAAACAAAATTTTTTACTTAAATTTGCATCCAAAAATGTTAAAGTTCAATCCCTAACATTTAGTAAAGGGGTTATTCTTTGAGCATTATTGGCTTTTGCATATCTCATTTTTGTTATGAATTGAGGTTTTGCATCAGCTGGATTAAATGGTAAAGCAGGGCTTCAGGTTAATGGATATCTTGGATATCTAGGTCATTTCTTCCCAGATGCTAGTGATGCACCATCTTCTGTTGTAAACCGGGCCGTTGACTGAGGGATTACCATTGGACGGGCTATTGGTTCAATTTTAGTTGGATGGTTAATTGTTAAAGTTTCTCATAAATATGCAGTTATTATTTCATTAGTGTTTATGCTTTTTGGAATTGCTGCTCCTTATTCACCATCATATGCAGGATTCATTATTTTACGTACAATCTTGGCCATTGGTGGAACAATGCAAATTGTTTTACTTCAACCAGTTGTTGCAAGATATATGAATCAAAGACAAAAAGCATTATTTTCTAAATTATCACCATTTTTCTATCCAATCGGAACAATAATTACTTTATTACCTTTTGTAGTAGGTGAGAAAATTAAAGTTGAGATTCAAGGACAATGACAAACAATTTTCTTAGTAATTAGTTTATTAACACTAATTCCATTAATTGGTTATATTATTTTAGGTGCAAAATTTGACTTGTACCCAGATGCAATTGCAGCTCGTCAAACAGCTGAACCATTATCTTTATTTAAATTTTTCAAACAAAAAGATACATGAGTGTGAGCACTACTTTATGGTTCATGACTAATTGCAGTTGTCTTCCCATTTGCACTTTCTAAACCTTTATTTCATAGATTTATAGGGGATACAACAAATTCATATGAAGAACAAATTAATGTTTTCATAATTGTATTTTTAGCAGGAATGTTTGTTGGACCATTTACAGTGGGACTAATATCTCAATACCAACTAAAACGTCGTGCTTTTATTGCAGGTGTTATAGGTTTTGGTGTTCTAATGTACATATTAGCAACTATAACATTTATTAAAGGTGTTGCTACAGAAGTTCCAGGTCAATATGGAGGTTACTCAGCCTTATTCTTAATTCTAGGACTGGTTATGGGGACTTGTTTATGAGGAATTCAAGGAGTTCTTTTAAACTTGCCACATGAATATAAAGGTGCAAACCCAAGAAAAATTGGATATCAATTTGGTCTTATTTGAGGACTTGGTTATGCATTTTGAACTATTGCAAACATTATTACTGGATTAGTAAGTACTCCTCCTGGAGTTGATATTAAAACTGATGCTTCAGCATCTTCAAACTTTGCAACAGGAGCTTATGTACTAGTTATTATTTTCTCACTACTTGCAGTTGGAGCTATTTTCTTACTAAAAGAACCAAATCCAAGCTACCCAAGTTTAGCGAAAATATTGGTTCAAAGAAAATTCTCAGAAATTGTTAAAATTTCTAAATAA
- a CDS encoding L-lactate dehydrogenase → MKSTKIILIGAGNVGTSFLYSAINQGLASEYGIIDLSPEFAYGQALDLEDATPSVVRPYRIYQADYKDAADADFVVITAGRPQKPGETRLELVKDNIKIISEIAQKIKESGFKGITVIASNPVDIITRAYRDVSGFSDAKVIGSGTVLDTARLQVEIAKRAGVAPESVHAYVMGEHGDSSFVAYSNIQIAGECICGFSAQTGIHADNYEQELEYPISRKAYEIINRKRATYYGIGAALANIVKNVVNDTKKILVVGANLRGQYGFSGVNVGVPVVLGRNGIEKIVQITLNDKEKAKFAKSVEIIDTMYKDATEGR, encoded by the coding sequence ATGAAATCTACAAAAATCATTTTAATTGGTGCAGGAAATGTTGGGACATCATTCTTGTACTCAGCTATTAACCAAGGATTAGCTAGCGAATATGGAATTATTGACTTAAGTCCAGAATTTGCTTATGGGCAAGCATTAGACTTAGAAGATGCTACACCTTCAGTTGTTCGTCCATATAGAATTTATCAAGCTGATTACAAAGATGCAGCAGATGCTGATTTTGTGGTAATCACTGCTGGTAGACCACAAAAACCAGGTGAAACTCGTCTTGAGTTAGTAAAAGACAACATTAAAATTATTAGCGAAATTGCTCAAAAAATTAAAGAATCTGGATTCAAAGGAATTACTGTTATTGCTTCAAACCCAGTTGACATTATTACACGTGCATATCGTGATGTTTCAGGATTTAGTGATGCAAAAGTTATTGGTTCTGGAACAGTTTTAGATACTGCTCGTCTTCAAGTTGAAATTGCTAAACGTGCAGGAGTAGCTCCTGAATCAGTTCATGCTTATGTAATGGGTGAACATGGAGATTCTTCATTTGTTGCTTATTCAAACATTCAAATTGCTGGAGAATGTATTTGTGGATTTTCAGCTCAAACTGGAATTCATGCTGACAACTATGAACAAGAATTAGAATACCCAATTTCACGTAAAGCATATGAAATTATTAACCGTAAAAGAGCAACATACTATGGAATTGGTGCAGCACTTGCAAACATTGTTAAAAATGTTGTAAATGACACCAAAAAAATCTTAGTAGTTGGAGCTAACCTACGTGGACAATACGGATTTAGTGGAGTTAATGTTGGTGTGCCAGTTGTATTAGGTCGTAATGGAATTGAAAAAATTGTTCAAATTACTTTAAATGACAAAGAAAAAGCTAAATTTGCAAAATCAGTTGAAATTATTGACACAATGTACAAAGATGCAACTGAAGGTCGTTAA
- a CDS encoding Cof-type HAD-IIB family hydrolase has protein sequence MTNVSAKVKKNTYLFLLDLDGTVLSDSATGEIHPDTLKEIKKARSEGHIVCILTGRPWRSTKAIYEKLELDTIVANLNGAHIHNPSDYSFVPEISYLNLNDVLYILGDKKIKSEISNIALEGPGWAKLKKADEQLERVFGFIHIPDLKYGINLNKIPLRPTCLIMDTKPTTNVSEFKSYLERKYGDLGEFSAWSKGEGYTYVFDMTAIGVSKSKAVSMIARYYKIDLDNIVSIGDSYNDLAMFQVATISVAMENSTNDIKKEATVALKKSNKEGGVGYYIKKFLKNPEKEIERSKNIKKLRSAVTFEL, from the coding sequence ATGACAAATGTGAGTGCTAAAGTGAAAAAAAATACATATTTATTTTTATTAGATTTGGATGGGACCGTTTTATCTGATTCGGCAACTGGTGAAATTCACCCAGACACACTCAAAGAAATTAAAAAAGCTAGAAGCGAAGGACATATTGTTTGTATTTTAACAGGTAGACCTTGGCGTTCAACCAAAGCTATTTATGAAAAATTAGAACTTGACACAATTGTGGCTAACTTAAATGGAGCTCATATTCACAATCCTTCAGATTATAGTTTTGTGCCAGAAATTAGTTATTTAAATTTAAATGATGTTTTATACATTTTAGGTGATAAGAAAATTAAATCTGAAATTAGCAACATTGCCCTCGAAGGACCCGGTTGAGCTAAGTTAAAAAAAGCTGATGAGCAACTTGAGCGTGTTTTTGGTTTTATTCACATTCCAGATTTAAAATACGGAATTAATTTAAATAAAATACCTTTAAGACCAACATGTTTGATAATGGATACCAAACCAACTACAAATGTTTCGGAATTCAAATCTTATCTAGAACGTAAATATGGAGATTTAGGTGAGTTTTCAGCTTGGTCAAAAGGTGAAGGCTATACTTATGTTTTTGATATGACAGCCATTGGAGTTAGCAAATCTAAAGCTGTATCAATGATAGCTCGTTATTACAAAATTGACTTGGATAACATTGTTTCTATTGGAGATAGTTATAATGATCTTGCAATGTTTCAAGTAGCAACAATTTCTGTGGCAATGGAAAATTCAACTAATGATATTAAAAAAGAAGCTACAGTGGCGCTTAAAAAAAGTAACAAAGAAGGTGGAGTTGGTTACTATATTAAAAAGTTTTTAAAAAATCCTGAAAAAGAAATTGAGCGTTCTAAAAATATTAAAAAATTACGTTCAGCAGTAACTTTTGAATTATAG
- a CDS encoding nicotinate-nucleotide adenylyltransferase, which yields MNTIQKIGIYGGSFDPFHKGHQSVAQTAIEQLNLDELYLVPAWQNPTKKNSPLVTSEHRLKMLDLVKTNKIKVSDFEIRAQKVSYTIDTINYFVKKFPNAQLFLIIGSDNLKFFHKWKNYEQILELAQLVVYQRDYRISKSHINKYKLISLIAKPLNFNSTEIRQGNLNQCPAEISSYIAKNFLYIDVILKYQINNGERLKHCYNTAKMAASLAKAHNSDAKIAYYAGLLHDITKTWEPEKHRLFLENHHFGDVSKLLNYQLHQLSAAQFLKSNYPLPYPEIVRAIECHTSLCHQMNLLDKIVYVSDKIAIGRRFEGVQQLRKLALEDIDAVFKILVKQSAQLHKEEKNSDEQNELYKIHS from the coding sequence ATGAATACTATTCAAAAAATTGGAATTTATGGTGGGAGCTTCGATCCTTTTCACAAAGGACATCAAAGTGTTGCTCAAACTGCTATTGAGCAGTTAAATTTAGATGAGTTATATCTTGTGCCAGCTTGGCAAAATCCAACTAAAAAAAACTCACCTTTAGTAACTAGTGAGCATCGCCTTAAGATGCTAGATCTTGTTAAAACAAACAAAATTAAAGTTAGTGATTTTGAAATTAGAGCACAAAAAGTGAGTTATACAATAGATACTATCAATTATTTTGTAAAAAAATTTCCTAATGCTCAACTTTTTTTAATTATCGGTAGTGATAATTTAAAATTTTTTCACAAATGAAAAAATTATGAACAAATTTTAGAATTAGCTCAATTAGTTGTTTATCAACGTGACTATCGAATTTCTAAAAGTCATATTAATAAATACAAATTGATTAGTTTAATTGCAAAACCATTAAATTTTAATTCAACAGAAATTCGACAAGGTAATTTAAATCAATGTCCAGCAGAAATTTCTAGTTATATTGCTAAAAATTTTTTATATATTGATGTTATTTTAAAGTATCAAATTAATAATGGTGAGAGATTGAAACATTGTTATAACACTGCCAAAATGGCAGCGAGTTTAGCAAAAGCACACAATAGTGATGCTAAAATTGCTTATTATGCTGGTTTGTTACATGATATTACAAAAACTTGAGAACCAGAAAAACATAGATTATTTTTAGAAAATCACCACTTTGGTGATGTGAGTAAGTTGTTAAATTATCAATTACACCAACTTAGTGCTGCTCAATTTTTAAAAAGTAACTATCCACTTCCTTATCCAGAAATAGTGCGAGCCATTGAATGTCATACAAGTTTGTGTCACCAAATGAATTTACTTGATAAAATTGTTTATGTTTCTGACAAAATAGCAATTGGTCGCCGTTTTGAAGGTGTGCAACAACTTCGAAAATTAGCTCTAGAAGATATAGATGCTGTTTTTAAAATATTAGTCAAACAGTCCGCCCAATTACACAAAGAAGAAAAAAATAGTGATGAACAAAATGAACTATACAAAATTCATTCCTAA